One window of bacterium genomic DNA carries:
- a CDS encoding geranylgeranylglyceryl/heptaprenylglyceryl phosphate synthase — protein sequence MIYQQLLKTAKQKGSNFLVLLDPDKCRKQDATKIGQALNDAGADGILFGTSLLMSNQIDDTIKALKQNFKQPVIIFPGSAYQVSQHADAILYLSLVSGRNAELLIGEQVKAAPMLKASGLEVIPTGYMLIESGKLTSANYMSHTMPIPRDKSDIAMAHALAARMLGMKLIYMDAGSGAQNSVPEEMIAGVAKYAELPVVVGGGIRTPEEAGSKARAGATAVVVGNILEKKGNLKTALAFAKAIHFRIKE from the coding sequence ATGATCTACCAGCAACTGCTGAAAACCGCCAAGCAAAAGGGCTCCAATTTCCTGGTCCTTCTGGACCCGGACAAATGCAGGAAGCAGGACGCGACCAAGATCGGCCAGGCCTTGAACGATGCCGGGGCCGACGGCATCCTGTTCGGCACCAGCCTGCTGATGTCCAACCAGATCGACGACACCATCAAGGCCCTGAAGCAGAACTTCAAACAGCCGGTGATCATATTTCCCGGCAGCGCCTACCAGGTCTCGCAACACGCCGACGCCATCCTGTACCTGTCGCTGGTCTCGGGCCGCAATGCGGAATTGCTGATAGGCGAGCAGGTCAAGGCCGCACCCATGCTTAAAGCTTCCGGCCTGGAGGTGATTCCCACCGGTTACATGCTGATAGAGTCCGGCAAGCTGACCTCGGCCAACTACATGAGCCACACCATGCCCATCCCCCGGGACAAGTCCGACATCGCCATGGCCCACGCCCTGGCCGCCCGGATGCTGGGGATGAAGCTGATCTACATGGACGCCGGGAGCGGGGCCCAGAACAGCGTCCCCGAGGAGATGATCGCCGGGGTGGCCAAGTACGCCGAGCTTCCCGTCGTGGTGGGCGGGGGGATCAGAACCCCGGAAGAAGCAGGATCCAAGGCCCGGGCCGGGGCCACCGCGGTGGTGGTGGGAAACATCCTGGAGAAGAAGGGGAATCTTAAAACAGCGTTAGCTTTCGCGAAGGCTATCCATTTCAGAATAAAAGAGTAA
- a CDS encoding CdaR family protein: MNNRWKIFKNLDIRLASLVLAMLMWFHAATEREYQQKIYCPVLVSNIPSGFVLAATPPLVPCQIKAKGKDMIVFKLNPPKVLADMANRQVKKLTFDLSPELLRYPFNLKAVEAAFVISEITVNLDRLGQKEVRVLPDVSGIPASGYIVCDSTAAEPSLVIISGPQRLLEKIDSVYTWPVKVDGRSENQRVRCRVAPPDTLLFRAEPESVWVKLCFEKTQERLYKNVPVALLNRGQGYLVSFSPGTIDLAVSGPQQVLQQAEAGQFKITLDLKGLAPGHHRLQAVIELSDKLELIAADPRDFEVDIK, encoded by the coding sequence ATGAACAACCGCTGGAAGATATTCAAGAACCTGGACATCCGGCTGGCCTCGCTGGTGCTGGCCATGCTGATGTGGTTCCATGCCGCCACCGAGCGGGAGTACCAGCAGAAGATCTACTGTCCGGTGCTGGTGTCCAACATTCCGTCCGGTTTTGTGCTGGCGGCCACGCCCCCCCTGGTGCCCTGCCAGATAAAGGCCAAGGGCAAGGACATGATAGTCTTCAAGCTTAATCCCCCAAAAGTGCTGGCGGATATGGCCAACCGCCAGGTGAAGAAACTGACCTTCGATCTGTCGCCGGAACTGCTTCGATACCCCTTCAACCTGAAGGCGGTGGAGGCAGCTTTCGTGATCAGCGAGATCACGGTCAACCTGGACCGTTTGGGGCAGAAGGAGGTCCGGGTTCTGCCCGATGTCTCCGGCATTCCAGCCAGCGGCTACATCGTCTGCGACAGCACGGCCGCCGAGCCTTCGCTGGTGATCATCTCCGGGCCCCAGCGCCTGCTGGAAAAAATTGACAGTGTTTACACCTGGCCGGTTAAGGTGGACGGCAGGTCGGAGAACCAGCGGGTCCGCTGCCGGGTGGCCCCCCCCGACACCCTGCTGTTCAGGGCGGAACCGGAATCGGTGTGGGTGAAGCTTTGCTTTGAAAAGACCCAGGAGAGGTTGTATAAAAACGTACCGGTGGCGCTTTTGAACCGTGGCCAGGGTTATCTGGTCAGCTTTTCGCCGGGAACCATCGACCTGGCGGTATCCGGGCCCCAGCAGGTGCTGCAGCAGGCCGAGGCCGGGCAGTTCAAAATCACCCTGGACCTTAAGGGGCTGGCCCCGGGCCATCACCGCCTGCAGGCAGTGATCGAGCTGTCGGACAAGCTGGAGCTGATAGCCGCCGATCCCCGCGACTTTGAGGTGGACATCAAATGA
- a CDS encoding 4Fe-4S binding protein → MITIKQQLCGQCGLCPGVCPVQAITLHGWGLEVDDKKCTGCGQCVTVCPTGALTKKT, encoded by the coding sequence ATGATCACAATCAAACAACAACTCTGCGGCCAGTGCGGGCTATGCCCGGGCGTATGCCCGGTGCAGGCCATAACGCTCCATGGCTGGGGCCTGGAGGTTGACGATAAAAAATGCACCGGCTGCGGGCAGTGCGTTACAGTGTGCCCCACCGGGGCTTTAACCAAAAAGACCTAA
- a CDS encoding hemolysin III family protein encodes MSVNSILTWLKKITTVRDEDADSVERYTPGEEITNAILHGVGLGLALAALAVLVVMASLSGNAWHIVSFSIYGATLVMLYLSSTLYHSFYAGKAKRLFRVFDHSSIFLLIAGTYTPITLIALRGRLGWTVFGVVWGIAILGIVGKAFWTHKFVFMSTLLYIAMGWLVVVVIKPVLENLNTVSLVFLGVGGLFYTLGTVFYLWRKLKYHHAIWHLFVLAGSICHFFTVLFMLPR; translated from the coding sequence ATGTCGGTTAATTCCATCTTAACCTGGCTCAAAAAAATAACCACAGTCCGGGATGAAGACGCTGATTCTGTCGAGCGCTACACTCCGGGCGAGGAGATCACCAACGCCATCCTGCACGGGGTGGGGCTGGGGCTGGCTTTGGCGGCCCTGGCGGTGCTGGTGGTGATGGCCAGCCTGTCCGGGAACGCCTGGCACATAGTCAGCTTCAGCATCTACGGCGCCACCCTGGTGATGCTGTATTTGTCTTCGACGCTGTATCACAGCTTTTATGCCGGCAAGGCCAAGCGGCTGTTCCGGGTCTTCGACCACTCGTCCATCTTTCTGCTGATAGCCGGGACCTACACGCCCATCACCCTGATCGCCCTGCGGGGCCGGCTGGGCTGGACGGTGTTCGGCGTGGTGTGGGGCATCGCTATTTTGGGCATAGTGGGCAAGGCCTTCTGGACCCACAAATTCGTGTTCATGTCCACCCTGTTGTACATTGCCATGGGCTGGCTCGTGGTGGTGGTGATAAAACCGGTGCTGGAGAACCTGAACACGGTCAGCCTGGTGTTCTTGGGGGTGGGAGGTCTGTTTTACACGCTGGGGACGGTGTTTTACCTGTGGCGCAAACTGAAATACCACCACGCCATTTGGCACCTGTTCGTGCTGGCCGGGAGCATCTGTCATTTTTTCACGGTGTTGTTCATGTTGCCGAGGTGA
- the alaS gene encoding alanine--tRNA ligase gives MQTSNQIRQSFLDFFKSKGHTIVPSASVVPTDDPTLLFTNAGMNQFKKIFLGAETRDYKRAADSQKVLRVSGKHNDLEEVGKDHTHHTFFEMLGNWSFGDYFKKESIGWAWELLTGVWKLPQEKLYATVYVNDQEAEGFWKTQTGIDHSHISRHGEKDNFWEMGETGPCGPCSEIHMDMGEGTCPKDGKDGHVCGVNVDGCGRFVEIWNLVFIQYDRGPDGTLKDLPSRHVDTGMGFERLVRVLQEKDSNYSTDLLYPIIKQTGEISGKQYNPGPEGMSFRVVADHIRALVFTIGDGVLPSNEGRGYVIRRILRRAARHGRLLGLKQPFLYRLASTVIDIMGEAYPDIKQRHEHIAMVIKTEEERFGETLDLGLSLFDQIASKLKTAKDKVISGPDAFKLYDTFGFPLDLTQVMAEEQGLTVDSEGFQQAMTGQRERARAARGEVTFTAAKEVDYPACIFVGYNSLVQKTKVNGIYIKELPIDKAEKGQTVDLTLENTPFYGEGGGQAGDIGFLENANCRIKVLNSVKAFNGSTVHHAEMVSGSIKLKDEITASVDQPARLSTARHHTATHLLQAALQQIVGKHVQQQGSMVSPERLRFDFTHFAGLEQMQLDEVEHMVNRKIMDNLPVADEHMKLAEAQKTGAMALFGEKYGEEVRVISCGDFSKELCGGTHVKHSGELGLFKIVKEEAIASGVRRIEAVAGEAAYRLVKQDELLVAEIQDRLKANRDDIVKKLNAQMEELKALEKSRKDAARLQQGSLIEGLVKEVKKVEEVQVLVKLLDGFSQDDMREMADKLRIKLPGAVIILASVDEGKFGFTIAVGDELVKTKKFLAGDIAKKIAAATGGKGGGRPQLAQVGGKDEGKLKEQMGQMETTIFS, from the coding sequence ATGCAAACATCCAACCAAATACGCCAATCATTCCTGGATTTCTTCAAATCCAAAGGCCACACCATCGTGCCCTCGGCCTCGGTCGTTCCAACCGATGATCCGACCCTGCTGTTCACCAACGCGGGGATGAACCAGTTCAAGAAGATCTTCCTGGGCGCCGAGACCCGCGATTACAAACGAGCCGCCGACAGCCAGAAGGTCTTGCGGGTCTCGGGCAAGCACAACGATCTTGAGGAAGTAGGCAAGGACCACACCCACCACACCTTCTTTGAGATGCTGGGCAACTGGTCCTTTGGCGACTATTTCAAGAAGGAGTCAATCGGCTGGGCCTGGGAACTGCTGACCGGGGTCTGGAAACTGCCCCAGGAAAAACTTTACGCCACGGTCTATGTCAACGACCAGGAGGCCGAGGGTTTTTGGAAGACCCAGACCGGCATCGACCATTCGCACATCAGCCGCCACGGCGAGAAGGACAACTTCTGGGAGATGGGCGAGACCGGCCCCTGCGGGCCCTGCTCCGAGATCCACATGGACATGGGAGAAGGCACCTGTCCCAAGGACGGCAAGGACGGGCATGTCTGCGGGGTCAACGTCGACGGCTGCGGGCGGTTCGTGGAGATCTGGAACCTGGTGTTCATCCAGTACGACCGGGGCCCGGACGGCACGCTGAAGGACCTGCCCAGCAGGCATGTGGACACCGGAATGGGCTTTGAACGTCTGGTTAGGGTGCTGCAGGAGAAGGATTCCAACTATTCCACCGACCTGCTGTACCCCATCATCAAGCAAACCGGGGAGATCTCCGGCAAGCAGTACAATCCCGGACCCGAAGGCATGTCCTTCCGGGTGGTCGCCGACCATATCCGGGCGCTGGTGTTCACCATCGGGGACGGGGTGCTGCCCTCCAACGAAGGCCGGGGCTATGTGATCCGGCGCATTCTGCGCCGGGCTGCCCGGCACGGGCGCCTGCTGGGACTAAAGCAGCCGTTCCTCTACCGGCTGGCCTCCACCGTCATCGACATCATGGGCGAAGCCTATCCCGACATCAAACAGCGCCACGAGCATATCGCCATGGTGATCAAGACCGAGGAGGAGCGGTTCGGCGAGACGCTGGACCTGGGGCTTTCGCTGTTCGACCAGATCGCATCTAAACTGAAAACTGCCAAGGACAAGGTGATCTCCGGCCCCGACGCCTTCAAACTCTATGATACCTTCGGCTTTCCGCTGGACCTGACCCAGGTGATGGCCGAAGAACAGGGATTGACCGTTGATTCCGAGGGTTTCCAGCAGGCCATGACCGGACAGCGGGAGAGGGCCCGGGCGGCCCGGGGCGAGGTTACTTTTACCGCCGCCAAGGAAGTGGATTATCCGGCCTGCATCTTTGTGGGCTATAACAGCCTGGTGCAGAAGACGAAGGTCAACGGGATATACATCAAGGAACTGCCAATCGATAAGGCCGAGAAGGGCCAGACCGTGGACCTCACCCTGGAGAACACCCCGTTCTACGGCGAGGGCGGCGGCCAGGCCGGCGATATAGGCTTTCTGGAGAATGCCAACTGCCGGATCAAGGTGCTGAACTCGGTGAAAGCCTTCAACGGGTCCACGGTGCACCATGCCGAGATGGTCTCCGGCTCCATAAAACTCAAGGACGAGATCACCGCCTCGGTGGACCAGCCGGCCCGCTTAAGCACCGCCCGGCACCACACCGCCACCCATCTTCTGCAGGCGGCCTTGCAGCAGATCGTGGGCAAGCACGTCCAGCAGCAGGGCTCCATGGTCAGCCCGGAGCGACTGCGCTTCGACTTTACCCATTTCGCCGGACTGGAACAGATGCAGCTGGACGAGGTGGAGCATATGGTCAACCGCAAGATCATGGACAACCTGCCGGTGGCCGACGAGCACATGAAACTGGCCGAGGCCCAGAAGACAGGGGCCATGGCCTTGTTCGGGGAAAAGTACGGGGAGGAGGTCCGGGTGATCTCCTGCGGCGACTTCTCCAAGGAACTGTGCGGCGGCACCCATGTCAAGCACAGCGGCGAGCTGGGGCTGTTCAAGATCGTCAAGGAAGAAGCCATCGCCTCCGGGGTGCGCAGGATAGAGGCCGTGGCAGGCGAGGCCGCCTACCGTCTGGTCAAGCAGGACGAACTGCTGGTGGCGGAGATACAGGATAGGCTGAAAGCCAACCGCGATGACATAGTCAAGAAGCTGAACGCCCAGATGGAAGAACTGAAGGCGCTGGAGAAATCGAGGAAGGATGCGGCCAGACTGCAGCAGGGGAGCCTTATCGAGGGGCTGGTTAAAGAAGTCAAAAAGGTTGAAGAGGTTCAAGTGTTGGTCAAGTTGCTGGATGGCTTTTCCCAGGACGACATGCGGGAGATGGCAGACAAACTGCGGATCAAACTGCCGGGCGCTGTCATCATCCTGGCCAGCGTGGACGAGGGCAAGTTCGGGTTCACCATCGCGGTGGGCGATGAGCTGGTAAAAACCAAGAAGTTCCTGGCCGGGGACATTGCCAAGAAGATCGCCGCGGCCACCGGCGGCAAGGGCGGAGGACGGCCCCAGCTGGCCCAGGTGGGCGGCAAGGACGAGGGGAAGCTGAAGGAGCAGATGGGGCAGATGGAGACTACAATATTCTCATAG
- a CDS encoding D-sedoheptulose 7-phosphate isomerase produces the protein MKQNKEIQAVKAELYKSSFALQQTAVLQAANIHKAAEMIHQSLKTGGKLLICGNGGSAADSQHVATELVVRFQKERRALAALALTTDTSLLTAEANDHGFDTIFSRQVEALGKKGDVLLAISTSGNSNNVLKAVQSARKLGLATIGLSGGTGGKLKKACHLCLLAPGGATCRIQECHLAMEHVICDLVEGWLGKK, from the coding sequence ATGAAACAGAACAAAGAGATCCAGGCCGTCAAGGCCGAGCTCTACAAGAGTTCGTTCGCCCTGCAGCAGACCGCGGTGCTGCAAGCCGCCAATATCCACAAGGCGGCTGAAATGATCCACCAGTCCTTAAAGACCGGGGGAAAACTTTTGATCTGCGGCAACGGGGGCAGTGCGGCCGACAGCCAGCATGTGGCCACCGAGCTGGTGGTGCGGTTCCAGAAGGAGCGGCGGGCCCTGGCCGCTTTGGCGTTGACCACCGACACCTCGCTTTTGACCGCCGAGGCCAACGACCACGGCTTTGACACCATTTTCTCCCGCCAGGTGGAGGCCTTGGGGAAAAAGGGCGACGTGCTTTTAGCCATCAGCACCAGCGGTAATTCCAATAACGTGCTGAAGGCGGTGCAGTCCGCCAGAAAACTGGGCTTGGCAACAATAGGCTTGTCCGGAGGGACCGGAGGGAAACTGAAGAAAGCCTGCCACCTGTGCCTGCTGGCCCCGGGCGGCGCCACCTGCCGGATCCAGGAATGCCATCTGGCCATGGAACACGTGATCTGCGACCTGGTGGAAGGCTGGCTGGGAAAGAAGTAG
- a CDS encoding sugar phosphate nucleotidyltransferase: MKGVILAGGLGSRLRPLTSITNKHLLPVYDRPMIYYPIQTLVQAGINDIMLVTGGNAAGDFLRLLGNGEEFGLKHINYTYQKREGGIAEALGLCRHFVGQDKVVVMLGDNILDGSIKKAVSDFEKQESGAKIFLKTVDNPKEYGVAELKGPLVKNIIEKPKNPKSNYAVIGIYMYDAQVWNILKTLKPSGRGELEITDVNNAFIQKGHMTYEIIKGWWGDAGSSIEDLWRVNHYIGQKAERAKR, encoded by the coding sequence ATGAAAGGCGTCATCTTAGCCGGGGGCCTGGGATCCAGGCTGCGCCCCCTGACCAGCATCACCAATAAGCACCTGCTGCCGGTTTACGACCGGCCCATGATCTATTACCCCATCCAGACCCTGGTGCAGGCTGGGATCAATGACATCATGCTGGTGACCGGCGGCAACGCGGCCGGGGATTTCCTGCGTCTGCTGGGCAACGGCGAGGAGTTCGGGCTTAAGCACATCAACTACACCTACCAGAAGCGCGAGGGCGGGATCGCCGAGGCACTGGGCCTCTGCCGGCATTTCGTGGGCCAGGACAAGGTGGTGGTGATGCTGGGCGACAACATCCTGGACGGCTCAATCAAAAAGGCGGTCAGCGACTTTGAAAAACAGGAATCGGGCGCCAAGATCTTTTTAAAGACCGTGGACAATCCAAAAGAATACGGCGTAGCCGAGCTGAAAGGCCCGCTGGTCAAGAACATCATAGAGAAGCCCAAGAACCCCAAGAGCAACTACGCCGTCATCGGCATCTACATGTATGACGCCCAGGTCTGGAACATCCTGAAAACGCTGAAGCCCTCGGGCCGGGGAGAGCTGGAGATCACCGACGTCAACAATGCCTTCATCCAGAAAGGCCACATGACCTACGAGATCATCAAGGGCTGGTGGGGCGACGCCGGGTCATCCATCGAGGACCTGTGGCGGGTCAACCACTACATCGGCCAGAAGGCGGAACGGGCCAAGCGATGA
- the rfbD gene encoding dTDP-4-dehydrorhamnose reductase, whose amino-acid sequence MILVTGAKGMLGTDLCAELSAQHQVTGVDLGDFDLSHKEAVEAIADLNPQLVVHCAAMTNVDGCETDPDRAYLVNGLGTRHAALACQKLDIPMLYISTDFVFDGTKREPYYEWDSPNPLGHYGRSKLAGETEVISLLHKYYIVRTSWLYGPNGKNFVASILKKAGETGQVKVVDDQTGSPTYTRDLCNALSMLVQSNLYGVYHLSNSGSCSWHQFAKAAMQHAGVKAELFPIRSHEYPTPTKRPAYSVLNNFAWNKEFKTPLRHWEEGLKDYIRETMHVQC is encoded by the coding sequence ATGATCCTGGTCACCGGGGCCAAGGGGATGCTGGGCACCGACCTCTGCGCCGAGCTCAGCGCCCAGCACCAGGTCACGGGAGTGGACCTGGGCGATTTCGATCTGTCGCACAAGGAGGCGGTGGAGGCCATCGCCGACCTTAACCCCCAACTGGTGGTGCACTGCGCGGCCATGACCAATGTGGACGGCTGCGAGACCGATCCCGACCGGGCCTACCTGGTCAACGGGCTGGGAACCAGGCACGCGGCTTTGGCCTGCCAAAAACTGGACATCCCGATGCTGTACATCAGCACCGACTTCGTGTTCGACGGGACCAAGAGGGAGCCTTATTACGAATGGGACAGTCCCAATCCCCTGGGGCACTACGGCCGTTCCAAGCTGGCGGGGGAGACGGAGGTAATATCTCTACTGCACAAGTATTACATCGTCCGCACCTCCTGGCTCTACGGCCCCAACGGGAAGAACTTCGTGGCCAGCATCCTTAAAAAGGCCGGGGAGACCGGTCAGGTCAAAGTGGTGGACGACCAGACCGGCTCGCCCACCTACACCCGCGACCTTTGCAATGCCCTGTCAATGCTGGTTCAGAGCAACCTATACGGGGTCTATCACCTCAGCAACTCCGGGTCCTGCAGCTGGCATCAGTTCGCCAAAGCCGCCATGCAGCACGCCGGGGTCAAGGCCGAGCTGTTTCCCATCAGATCGCATGAATATCCCACGCCCACCAAACGGCCGGCCTATTCGGTGCTGAACAATTTCGCCTGGAACAAGGAGTTCAAAACACCCTTAAGGCACTGGGAAGAGGGCTTAAAGGATTACATCCGCGAAACCATGCATGTGCAATGTTAA
- a CDS encoding DUF3808 domain-containing protein, with amino-acid sequence MTAIEIGKLFITPLISIVKWMRSITAESTIISDSLSNVEDHEIREQLRKFMQKSSLLDLCTNNSKRSSMIDEFKAVLTNHTDTAITNAVDSFYENMIDGISKYDDLSRKYQNRVAWQNERTKNKPGLYVNIIQIDETIIELEDAYKAIIDTANKFESSKDFKQYIEYIERSYLNIRGVEKQKHYPIILNNIAKAYMELDEIEKPLFYLIKANKIDQSNKQIRANLAIAYANNENYDEANKLLNDLEGEQQPHIQVQILNIKSLTCLYESEFDKALILNESALKFEPENIYLNANRGLILCYHGKFEMGIRLLDDTSKKSPNDIIVNRTLAFCLMQHHLFLTSEKSQPMDERTTIYFQTKILGAPHKFKESVEVKGAIALFEKASRLKIKRDEPLILNLATCYFNDNQFDKVITTLDEINYKQATAHLKYIILNTKGMAYVLMNKYEEAIELFSKMVDLEPKSPMPYIYLGQSYAALLKNDLALQYFITADELKQNDPHIKLNIGLSYARKGNNKEALNAYESAIAAGMVNDPILYFQKGLVEHNLGYYASAYVSLQKARELKYQDDSRLPILLATCYLHCSLWKDALSALDEVLSTTPDDLGVKSNKAIVLFNLGDYNGAMKIADYLINTGSNEHIKIAEEIKMYIEMRTTKIIKLKVF; translated from the coding sequence GTGACTGCTATAGAAATTGGGAAATTATTTATTACTCCTTTAATTTCTATTGTGAAATGGATGAGGAGTATAACCGCTGAATCTACTATTATTAGTGATTCTTTGAGTAATGTTGAAGACCATGAGATAAGAGAGCAATTAAGAAAATTTATGCAAAAAAGTAGCTTATTGGACTTATGTACAAATAATTCAAAACGCTCATCTATGATTGATGAATTTAAAGCCGTTTTAACGAACCATACTGATACAGCAATTACAAATGCAGTTGATAGCTTTTATGAAAATATGATTGATGGTATTAGTAAATATGATGATCTTTCCCGAAAATATCAGAATCGTGTAGCATGGCAAAATGAACGAACAAAGAACAAACCGGGTCTATATGTAAATATTATACAAATTGACGAAACAATCATTGAGCTTGAAGATGCTTATAAGGCAATCATAGATACTGCAAATAAATTTGAAAGCAGTAAAGATTTTAAACAATACATAGAATATATTGAACGAAGTTATTTAAATATTAGAGGTGTTGAAAAACAGAAGCACTATCCCATTATATTAAATAATATAGCAAAAGCGTATATGGAGTTAGATGAAATAGAGAAGCCTTTATTTTATCTAATAAAAGCAAATAAGATTGACCAATCGAATAAACAAATACGGGCAAACCTAGCTATTGCTTATGCTAATAACGAAAATTATGATGAAGCAAATAAATTGCTGAATGATTTGGAAGGTGAACAGCAACCCCATATCCAAGTACAGATATTAAACATTAAATCATTAACATGTCTTTATGAAAGCGAATTTGACAAAGCGCTTATTCTTAATGAGTCTGCCCTAAAGTTTGAACCAGAGAATATTTATCTCAATGCGAACAGAGGGTTAATACTGTGCTATCACGGCAAATTCGAAATGGGCATAAGACTATTAGATGACACCTCCAAGAAAAGCCCTAATGACATCATTGTAAACAGGACTTTAGCCTTTTGTCTAATGCAACACCATTTGTTTTTGACCAGTGAAAAAAGTCAGCCAATGGATGAAAGAACGACCATTTACTTTCAAACCAAAATATTAGGTGCACCTCATAAATTTAAAGAATCTGTGGAAGTTAAGGGAGCTATTGCTTTATTCGAAAAAGCAAGCAGGTTGAAAATAAAAAGGGATGAGCCTCTCATTCTGAATTTAGCCACATGCTATTTTAATGACAATCAATTTGATAAGGTAATAACGACACTTGATGAAATTAATTATAAACAGGCTACAGCACATTTAAAATATATTATTCTTAATACAAAAGGTATGGCGTATGTTTTGATGAATAAATATGAAGAAGCGATTGAGTTGTTCTCAAAAATGGTTGACTTGGAACCTAAAAGCCCAATGCCTTATATTTATTTAGGACAAAGCTATGCCGCCCTGTTGAAAAACGATCTTGCATTGCAATATTTTATAACGGCAGATGAACTAAAACAAAATGACCCACACATTAAATTGAATATAGGTTTATCATATGCGAGAAAAGGTAACAATAAAGAGGCTTTAAATGCATACGAATCAGCTATTGCAGCAGGTATGGTTAATGATCCAATATTATATTTTCAAAAAGGGTTAGTAGAACACAATCTGGGTTATTACGCCAGTGCATATGTAAGTTTGCAAAAGGCACGAGAATTGAAGTACCAAGACGATTCGCGTTTGCCAATATTATTAGCTACATGTTACTTGCATTGCTCTCTTTGGAAAGATGCTTTATCCGCCCTGGATGAGGTTCTATCTACTACGCCAGATGATTTAGGTGTTAAAAGTAACAAAGCTATTGTATTATTTAATCTGGGGGACTACAACGGTGCAATGAAAATTGCGGATTATTTAATAAACACTGGTAGTAATGAGCATATTAAAATAGCAGAGGAAATTAAAATGTATATAGAAATGAGAACTACAAAAATAATAAAACTTAAAGTATTTTAA
- the tsaD gene encoding tRNA (adenosine(37)-N6)-threonylcarbamoyltransferase complex transferase subunit TsaD has translation MMILGIETSCDETAAAVVLDGKKILSDVIYSQTVHRQYGGVVPELASRDHLKKIVPVVREALTQAGISPSQIDAVAATSRPGLAGALLVGFCFARGLAQSLDVPFVSVNHVEAHAQAAFLNDPELKVPAVALVVSGGHTSLFYIDAGFRFSLMGQTLDDAAGEAFDKVAKLLGLGYPGGPAIEQRAKLSSSDRVVFPKAMLGAQSLDFSFSGLKTAVLNYVLDPKNGGRDNLSQEMINDVCRGFQTAACAVLVEKLKRACDLAGCQNAAVAGGVAANGFLRQGLAELERREGLKIVIPGIRLCTDNAAMVAACASRMLDQHQKISDNTVQARVTWPKYQNT, from the coding sequence ATGATGATCCTGGGAATTGAAACATCCTGCGACGAGACGGCCGCCGCGGTGGTGCTGGACGGCAAAAAGATACTGTCCGACGTCATCTATTCCCAGACGGTGCACCGGCAGTACGGCGGAGTGGTGCCGGAGCTGGCTTCGCGCGACCACCTGAAGAAGATCGTTCCGGTGGTCAGGGAGGCTTTGACCCAGGCCGGAATATCTCCCAGCCAAATAGACGCCGTGGCCGCCACCAGCCGGCCCGGCTTAGCCGGAGCCCTGTTAGTGGGCTTTTGTTTTGCCCGGGGGCTGGCCCAAAGCCTGGACGTTCCCTTTGTTTCGGTCAACCACGTGGAGGCCCACGCCCAGGCCGCTTTTCTGAATGATCCGGAACTGAAGGTCCCCGCCGTGGCCCTGGTGGTCTCGGGCGGCCACACTTCGCTTTTTTACATCGATGCTGGTTTCCGGTTCTCCCTGATGGGCCAGACCCTGGACGACGCCGCCGGCGAGGCTTTTGATAAAGTGGCCAAGCTGCTGGGGCTGGGTTATCCCGGCGGTCCGGCCATTGAACAACGGGCGAAATTGTCATCTTCAGACAGGGTCGTTTTCCCCAAAGCCATGCTGGGGGCCCAAAGCCTGGATTTTTCCTTTTCGGGGCTCAAGACGGCGGTCCTGAATTACGTGCTGGATCCCAAGAACGGCGGCCGGGATAATTTGTCCCAAGAAATGATCAACGATGTCTGCCGGGGCTTTCAAACGGCGGCCTGTGCGGTGCTGGTGGAAAAACTTAAAAGGGCCTGCGACCTGGCCGGCTGCCAAAACGCCGCGGTGGCCGGCGGGGTGGCCGCCAACGGATTTCTGCGACAGGGCCTGGCCGAGCTGGAGCGGAGGGAAGGCCTGAAAATAGTGATCCCCGGCATCAGGCTCTGCACCGACAATGCGGCCATGGTGGCGGCCTGCGCTTCCAGGATGCTGGACCAGCACCAAAAAATATCCGACAATACAGTACAAGCAAGGGTCACATGGCCGAAATATCAAAATACCTGA